TACTGGCTAGGGCTCAGTTCATTTCACTCTCAACTCAGTTTTTCCCAAACTGGAGAGAAATTTAAAGATAAGGTGGTTGTACCCATCTATTTtcttaaataaactgaaaatgtgttgcTGATAAACATGCTGCAGTTTGTATTGTGAACTGAGTTGAAAGTGAATTGATATCACCCTTGTGACTTATCATTTAATGATGTCTGTCTTGCCATTTTTGAAGTAAATATATAACaattataacaataacaatatttatttatatttatatcatttcTGTTGTATGTTATGGAACAGTAAAATTATGATTGTGAGATTTTGCCTACTGTTGTCCtctttttagtgtgtgtgtgtgtgtgtgcgtgcatgtgtatgtttgctATTTTTCAGACATCGTTGAATCAGTCGCAGTTTAATAAGAAATTTGAATAATGGTCATTTGCAATATATGATTTGCATTTATGGAATTTTGTATTTGGAATTTAATGTTTTGGGATCTTTTAGACATTTATCACAGGAAGACATTTGTCTCGCTGTATTTGAAGTTACTGTATTGGGTTGATACCCCGAATGTTTGGTGACAATGTTAACTAACAAGGGAAGGTAAGAAGTTAACATAAAGCTTTTTTATATCATTACCAACAGTTTCAATTATTTACCTTgcagttttattgatttatgtaTTCGGAGAGTCGTGTGGCATTTGTCGCTTCTGGGCCTCCATACAATACGTTTCACATCAAATCTATTTGGAAAAAagtattatatatgtatatatatattaacttgTATTTTCAAACCATTCACCATGAAATCTAAATGTTTCAACGTCAAAACTAACCTTTCTAAAACCTTTACAACTTACAACTATATTGGAAAAGTCAGACAGAAAAGAGGATAAATACACCTGGATCCCATCCTATCAGCATCTTATCTTGGCTGGTTGTTAGGTAAAAAACATGTCAGCGGGTTCTGTGATTGGTGGTCCTATAATTTTTAAAAGTCAACCAATCACATTTCACTTCCCAGGATGCAGGATATCAGTAGCTAACGGTAACAAGTACAGCGTCTGTTACGACTGAAGAAACCGGGGGTATTGTTGCTATTTTGTTGATAACATTGTTTTTAtgactgaactaaactaaaacatatTGAACTGGTGAAGAATGGAAGATATTTGTCCGGCTGGTAAACTTGTGGAGAACGTTTGTGGAGTTTGTCATCTCTTCTCACGTCAAGGCGCACAGGTGAGTCAGTGGGTGACGTCTTTATTTAAGCATTTCATTTGTCGCCCGgttcatttagatttttttaagatGTGTTTCGTTACAGGTTTAAATATTCTTTCATAATTAAGACTGGGTAAGCTAATGATATGGCTGAattgtcacattttctttttttttttttcttttgatatatcttattggtatttatatcagtattttcccaaaaatgtataattagcttctgcaataataaaaaaaatgatttttcaacACActcagaagaaaacatttttaattttattgacaTGCAATGTATTTGGTGTTCCACAGTTTAAAAGTCAGGTGGTACAATCTTCCAAACATACATGAAGAGAACAAAACTGACTATTTCTCTCAATAACTCATAATCccatttgtattatatttttacaaTTTCAGTCATAGTAAATACAGTGCAGATACATAATACTAAAATGTGcagcatttgacattttttggcTGGACAAACGTCTTTGTAGAAGTTTTGTAATAACATATTAAGGACTTGAAATTGCCTTTTCAGATTTGACTTTATAGTTTATTTTGTAAACCAATGTTGCTCATAAACCAAAAAATGTCAGCATTAAATCAGAAATGGcttaaacagaaaacatcataaATGAAATCACACCATGCAAAGTGAGCTTTCCTTCACAAATGATAAACCTCATGTATTGTATGCAGTATATGTCAGGCTTATAGaagtgctgtctgtgtttgaagCTCTCTATTCACACTCAACACTCAGATGTATATTTTTATCTCTGAACCCCAAAGTAAAGCAAAAACAGTCCATACTTTACATAGTTAATTATAAGGCTGAAATGTATGTATAACATCAGAAACACCTGCAAGTAAGCTGCCTAAAGTTGGAGATGCACTTTATAGACCTACAGTACTTAGAATGATTTCTAAGTATCATATCAAGTAATATCTTTATAAATGTTAAGCAAGAGTAAATCCAAGGAACACTGAGTGTTACGtaaattcagttatttattCTAACAATTTCCTCAATCTTACTCAACATAGAAATCACCTgcataatgtaatgtaatgttatggCCATCAGTTCTCACTGTTTctactttgtttctgagaaatcatgttttatgtgtCAGCTTGACATGGCGGACAGCTCTGAATACTACAATATCCATGAGCTTTGGTCGCCATTGCTACGGAGAAGCTTCACTGAATCAgagatgtatttatttctgaATACTTTCTTGTTGCAGTCGTGACCAAAGCGCAGCACCAAAGTTACTCAATTAATCCAAAATGTActcataaatgtaattttaagctGCAGATTGTGTTATCAGTTTTCTTAACAGTCTAATCTTTAGCTTCTATCCACAGCTAGCGGTGCACATCACAGAATTTTAagctgtgattggatgtttatTGCTAAAATGCACCATGGGAATTGTATTTAAAACTTCTGGCCTACATTTTTACAAACTCAGGCTTGTATCTAcgtcttttttttatatcaaaaaaACAGACCATcttctaacacagttgttcatctgctgtactgatgattcaactgGAGAGCCTCATGTCCGTCCATGCTGTAGAAATGCTGCAACTGCGACTTACATTAAATTGCCTATAGAGAGAATGAAAAGGACTTTACAACTCTATTGTACAAAGGcagaaaaagatgtgttttgGGGCATGTTGTTGTAGGTCATGGTGTTAGCTAGTTGCATCTCCCAGTTTAATTACTTTTTGCCAAATGTGGTTTTAGAGGCTCTGATAAGAAAGCAGCATcgaaatttttaaaaagcggAAACCTGATGTCGCAGATCCATGTTTTACTCTCTGTGGTCTCTGGCAGAGGCTGACGAAAGAGGAAGTATTTGctagtggggaaaaaaaaaatcatttccaacatgtttttctttctcctgctGGGGGTGTGGGTACAGGAAGCAGCATGGCTCATGGGAAATGGAAGTTAAACAACAGTGATGTGTtgatatttcagtgttatacaCATTGCACCTATTATTACTGAGGCAGCGGACATggtcatacagtatgtcttgaATGGAGGGAGCCAGTCTCCTTTTGTAAATCAACTTAAATCATTGTAAAGGAAGCAGGATGTTAATCTGAGCAGCTGGcagatatacatacatacatacagtatatcagtgaAGATTAAACTGTTGAAGTTGGGTCACTTTTTAATCACTCCCTTGGGAAAGagggggggaagaggagggggggcaGGGGAGCCTCGTCCACAGTAAAGCCGAGCCTCTGCCGCTCTCAGCTGCTCAGCAGGACGATGATGTAAATGAGCAGCAGGCAGATGAGGATGAGGGTGAAGTTGACGAAGAGCTCCTGCAGGTTCCTCTTGGCTTGAGGATTCACCTCGATCTGAGATGCTCGGCGGATGGCCGATTTGGTCATGTGCTGAACGCGCTCCATGGGGACGGCGGAGTGGTTAGATTTTGATAGACTCGGTTAGCAGAGGAGACAGTTCAGGCAGGCTGCTGGGCCTGTTTGGACTGGGAGGAGCTGGAATGAGCTGGTCAGGCGGATTTGAGGAAGTGAAATCCGGGAATCAAACTGCAGCTGGTTGTGTGGAGATGAGCTCAGGTCAGGTGTTTGAGGCAGCCTGGCCTGTAGTGGACTagttctcttctcttctcttctctctgctggtgacaaagagagagagagagaaagacatagaAAGCAAGAAAAGGTTGTTAGAGAAAATAGCGTGCAGTGTTTCACACATCAGCGCCCTCCTCTGGGTAATATCTCTTGGTTGTGATCTTGTGACTCTCCTGTATCACAGTACGTGGTGTGATGATAAGAGAGCTGCTCAGAGGCGCCAGCTGAGGTCTGATGATGTGTTAAGCCAGACTGTAGTAGAAGTGGCAGCAGCACAAATGTCATGACAGCAACGTGAATGACAAAATGTATGTTGACAGAAAAGACATTTTGTAATAACTGGCCTGTTAATCCATAACATATATCAATTAAAGCAAACCTATATTAGAGCTTTGCTGAACACCGTTGCAACTAAGAGATGATGATTGACTTTAAAAGGTAATGTAACAGTAGCACAAGTAGAGACAAGTCATAAAGTTATTAAACTCTGGCTGCAGGCTCTCTACACTAAATCCCTTTTGTCCTCTGATCTGGGACTTTCCTGAGATCAGAGTGACTGTGACAAGGTGACCGTGCATTTGCATTAGTGGCTCCCACAAACATCTTACCACTTGTACATCAGCTCTGCCAAGTTCTTTGCTATTTTTAACAAGATTAAAAGTCCTGCTAGCAGCCCCTAGTGGGCGCAGTGTTCTTTACACACTTCTATACAAAGGGGTGAACAATGTACAAGACAGCTTTGGATTCCTAGAGGCTTGTTGCCAGAGAAGTCTGATGTTTGGGTGGTAATCCAGGCATTAAATTTACTGATGTTGCACTAAAGCAAAGTGTCTTTAACTGTGCTTATGATCCTAAAGCTGCACTTTCTAACtgtatctttcttttttctttgttacttTGCTGCATTGTGGGATCAGTACAGATAACAGGAGTCATTTTAGCCTTTTGATGCCTTTTTACAGACTTTTCAACACAtctatttttatcatttcactTTTGTTTCTTCCACCCTTAATCCGTCTCTGAGTCACCCATTATCACTTGACATTTTAAcgcctttacacacacacacacactttctcataCCCCATGGGATATCTCCATGAGAGCGTCAGCCTGCTCTGAGACTTTTGACCTGACTGAAGTGTCTGCTCTGATAGGAGGAGTTTTTTGGGGAGGTTGATCTCAAAGCCCTTGAGACTTGCACAGATAGTGTCTCACCTTGGTTGTGTTTGACTTGGAAAAGTAGCTTCAGTAAAGAAGCCCAGACTAAACCAGACAAGCTGAGTCCCATTTAAGGGTTGTCTGCTTTTCTCAACACTCTACTGCTACATGATACCATTAGTCTGCCACATACTAGAAAATTGGATTTGTGGTGTGAACCATAGGTTTCTAAGGGAAAACTTCATTATGGTTTAACTGCTTGTGATCGTCTTTGAAAGTTACTAGAagcaaaacataacaaaaaaaggaaactggcgcattttagcatctttcagctcattgttttggtttcacattgcacaactttactgttttggacTTGTCTCAGAGTTCTCATCAACCTCTTTTCCAGcagaaggcagctgttttcaacaagAAAGCTCAGATATGTAGGCAACTGTTTGATATTaagttcaccatatcaactttataaggtgattgtatgtcactgttgtgttttcacaaCTAATCTTATGCAGTCAGATATTTTCTTGGAGCCGCCCTCTAGTGTCCATTAGAGGAACTGAAACTGAAGGCTCCTCAGGAGTCGCTTCCCCACTAAGTTGTGGTGCCTTAAATAAACGACAAAAATCTTCAGTTACCCAGAGACTTTTCTGACCCTCCCTGAACAACAGCTCACATCAGAcctaaaacaataaatatcCACAATCCTTGGCACACTGGCACCCCTAAGGCACTCTGGGCCCCTGAATCATTCAACATCCCAAGTTTATTATTCCATTCAGTAAGAGAAATTAGTCTTTTTGTCCTGCCAGTAGCTTGACCTTAGGGTTAAATTGGGATCATCTTGTGTGTGGGCCTCTACAGTTAAGCTCAACACTGCGTGACTGACAACAAGTGAGTGACTGGTGCTCCACGTTATCCACAAGGATAACGTGGAGCACCACGTCTGCACACATCAGCGTCGTTATTATTCGCTGAGTGCTGACTGTCAAACATTTCAGGCTGGAAGACAGCcagctgttctttttttttgtgaccagTGTGCATGTAATCCTCATTTCCACAGTAGGAACATGAGTGAAAAATTAATGTTGACAGTAAATACACCTGAGTTTACCTCTGTCTAATGACACT
This DNA window, taken from Thunnus albacares chromosome 24, fThuAlb1.1, whole genome shotgun sequence, encodes the following:
- the pln gene encoding cardiac phospholamban; the encoded protein is MERVQHMTKSAIRRASQIEVNPQAKRNLQELFVNFTLILICLLLIYIIVLLSS